In Helicobacter pylori Shi112, the genomic window TAATATTGTATATAATCAAAAAAAAAATTGTTCCTGCACAAGGGTCTTTTTCTACAAAAGATCTTAAGTTAGAAATTAGTGTTTTGGGTCGTGTTGATGCGAACCATAAAATCATTTCCATAGAAACCAATAAGGAGCGTTACTTGGTCTTACTAAGCGATAAATACAGCCTGCTTTTAGACAAAATAAGCCCAAAAACATCTAAAGAAGAACTGATTAAAGAAGCTGAAAATAATATAAAGAATTCAAAATTAGGAAATTTATATGCCGGAAAATTCTAAACTACAACCTGCTAAGTTAGGGAAAAATTTTGACCCTGTGGATCATTCTAACAGGAATTTTTTCTTTTCTCTCATTCTGTCTGTATTGTTACACTGGTTGATTTATTTTTTATTTGAACACAGAGGGGATTTTTTTCCTTCAAAACCCAAACTCGTTAAAGTGGATCCTAAAAATTTATTGATTTTAAAAAGAGGCCATTCACAAGATCCCAGTAAAAACACCCAAGGCGCTCCTAAACCCACGCTGGCTGGCCCCCAAAAACCTCCCACACCCCCAACCCCACCCATTCCGCCAACCCCGCCAAAACCTATAGAAAAGCCTAAGCCTAAACCAAAACCCAAACCTGAACCCAAAAAGCCCAATCACAAACATAAGGCTCTTAAAAAAGTGGAAAAAGTGGAAGAGAAAAAAGTAGTAGAGGAGAAAAAAGAAGAGAAAAAAATAGTAGAGCAAAAAGTAGAGCAGAAAAAAGTGGAAGAGAAAAAACCTGTCAAAAAAGAATTTGACCCCAATCAGCTTTCTTTCTTGCCTAAAGAAGTTGCGCCACCCAGACAAGAAAATAATAAAGGCTTGGATAACCAAACCAGGAGGGATATTGATGAATTGTATGGCGAAGAATTTGGGGATTTAGGCACAGCCGAAAAAGATTTCATCAGGAATAATTTAAGGGATATTGGGCGCATCACGCAAAAATATTTAGAATACCCTCAAGTGGCGGCTTATTTAGGGCAAGACGGGACGAATGCGGTAGAGTTTTACTTGCACCCTAATGGCGATATTAGCGATCTTAAAATCATCATTGGCTCTGAATACAAAATGCTTGATGACAACACCTTAAAGACCATTCAGATCGCTTATAAGGATTACCCACGCCCCAAAACTAAAACCCTCATTCGCATTAGAGTGCGTTATTACTTAGGGGGCAATTAAGAAATGGAGATCACGCTTTTTGACCCTATAGACGCCCACTTGCATGTGCGAGAAAACGCACTTTTAAAAGCGGTGTTAAGATATTCTAGCGAGCCTTTTAGCGTTGCGGTGATCATGCCTAACCTCAGTAAGCCCTTAATCAACACTCCAACCACCCTTGAATACGAAGAAGAAATTTTAAACCATTCTTCAAACTTCAAGCCTTTAATGAGTTTGTATTTTAATGATGGCTTGACTTTAGAAGAATTGCAACGCGCCCAAGAAAAAGGCATCAGGTTTTTAAAGCTCTACCCCAAAGGCATGACCACAAACGCGCAAAACGGCACTTCGGATTTGTTGGGTGAGAAAACTTTAGAGATTTTAGAAAACGCCCAAAAATTAGGCTTTATTTTATGCATCCACGCAGAACAAGCCGGGTTTTGTTTGGATAAAGAATTTTTATGCCATAGCGTTTTAGAAACTTTCGCCCTTTCATTCCCTAAACTCAAAATCATTATAGAGCATTTGAGCGATTGGCGCAGTATCGCTTTAATTGAAAAGCATGACAACCTCTATGCGACTTTAACCTTACACCATATCAGCATGACCTTAGATGATTTATTAGGGGGGAGTTTGAACCCGCATTGTTTTTGCAAACCTTTAATCAAAACCAAAAAAGACCAAGAAAGGCTTTTATCCCTTGCTTTAAAAGCCCACCCTAAAATCTCTTTTGGCTCTGATAGCGCCCCGCATTTTATCTCTAAAAAGCATAGCGCTAACATCCCAGCAGGCATCTTTTCTGCCCCTATTTTGTTGCCTGCGTTGTGCGAACTTTTTGAAAAACACAACGCTTTAGAAAACTTGCAAGCCTTTATCAGCGATAACGCTAAAAAAATCTATGCACCAGACAATTTGCCAGCTAAAAAGGTGCGTTTGTCTAAAACACCCTTTATAGTCCCCACGCACACGCTTTGTTTGAATGAAAAAATCGCTATCTTAAGAGGGGGCGAAACGCTATCTTGGAACATTCAAGAAATCGCCTAAAACATGCCGCCTTTTTTGTGGGGCTTTTTATCGTTTTATTTTTAATTATAATGAAGCACCAAACCCCCCCCTATGCTTTTTTGCACAATCAAACCCTTTCAACCAAAAGCCCCCCCTATTTCACACAATTCACTATCCCTAAACCAGATGGTGCTTTAAGCGTGCATGCGAGCGCTTTAATCAGCTTGCCTAACGATAACCTTTTGAGCGCTTATTTTAGCGGCACTAAAGAAGGGGCAAGGGATGTGACAATCAGCGCGAATCTTTTTGACAGCAAGATCAATCGCTGGAGTGAAGCCTTCATCATTTTAACCAAAGAAGAGCTTTCTTATTATTCGCATGAATACATCAAAAAACTAGGTAACCCCTTGCTTTTTTTGCATGGCGATAAAATTTTGTTGTTTGTCGTAGGGGTGAGCATGGGCGGGTGGGCCACTTCTAAAATCTATCAACTTGAAAGCGCTTTAGAGCCGATTCACTTTAAGTTTGTGCAAAAACTCTCTTTAAGCCCTTTTTTAAACTTAAGCCATTTGATAAGGAATAAGCCTTTAAACACCACTGATGGCGGGTTTATGCTACCGCTTTACCACGAATTAGCCACCCAATACCCCTTGTTGTTGAAATTTGACAAACACAATAACCCAAGAGAGCTTTTAAGGCCTAATGCCCTAAACCACCAGCTCCAGCCAAGCCTAACCCCCTTTAAAGACTGCGCTGTCATGGCGTTTAGAAACCATTCTTTTAAAGATAGCCTCATGCTAGAAACCTGTAAAACCCCCACCGCTTGGCAAAAACCCATGCTTACGAATTTGAAAAACTTGAATGACGCTTTGAACTTGATCAATTTAAACAAAGAATTGTATTTGATCCACAACCCTAGCGATTCATCACTGCGTCGTAAAGAACTCTTGCTTTCTAAATTAGAAAACTCAAACTCTTTTAAAACCTTAAAAATTTTAGATAAAGCAAATGAAGTGAGTTACCCAAGCTATAGTCTTAATTCTCATTTTATAGATATTGTCTATACCTACAACCGCTCTCATATCAAGCACATCCGTTTTAATATGGCTTATTTAAAATCCCTTCTCAAGTGATTAGTCATGTTTATACATTCTTCTTACACGCTGAGTTTTGTATGGCTTTTTTTAATTTTCTTTTTTTTCAAAAATAAGCCATTGGGTTTGAGATTTTCACTCTCTTTTGTAAGCGTGATTTTAAGCAATACCGCTTTTAAAGACTCTCTATCGCTCAACGCCTTTTTAAGCAGTTTTACAGCCCCCTTAAGCCCCTTTAGCTGTCTTTTGATCCTTTCTTATGCGCTCTTTTCTTGCCGCCTCCTCCAAAAGCCCCCTTTAGAAACCTTGCAATCTTATAGCGTCATGCTGTTTTTCAATCTGTTGCTTTTGATAGATATTTTAGGGTTTTTGCCTTTTTCAATTTATCATCATTTCATGGCTTCTCTTATTTTTAGCGCGCTTTTTTGTGGCAGTTTGTTTTTGAGCAGTCCCTTATTAGGCGTGATCGCTTTAGTGGCGTTATCCAGTTCGCTTTTAATGCGTTCTAATTTTCAAATTTTAGATTCTTTATTGGATTTCCCCTTGCTTCTTTTTGTCTTTTTTAAGACTTTATCTCTTGTTAAAAAAAGGTTGTATTAACGCTCATGAAATCCCTATCCCATGCCCTTTTTTCGCTTTTTTTAAAAGGTTTTTATTTCACCTTTTTTATGAGCTTGTTGTTTGTGTTTAATCGTATCGGCTTTATCCTTTATACTGGCTATTATAAGCATGCTTTAAAAAACCCTATTTTTGATGAAATCATCAAAACCCTATTCAATGGAGCAAGATACG contains:
- the pyrC gene encoding dihydroorotase, with product MEITLFDPIDAHLHVRENALLKAVLRYSSEPFSVAVIMPNLSKPLINTPTTLEYEEEILNHSSNFKPLMSLYFNDGLTLEELQRAQEKGIRFLKLYPKGMTTNAQNGTSDLLGEKTLEILENAQKLGFILCIHAEQAGFCLDKEFLCHSVLETFALSFPKLKIIIEHLSDWRSIALIEKHDNLYATLTLHHISMTLDDLLGGSLNPHCFCKPLIKTKKDQERLLSLALKAHPKISFGSDSAPHFISKKHSANIPAGIFSAPILLPALCELFEKHNALENLQAFISDNAKKIYAPDNLPAKKVRLSKTPFIVPTHTLCLNEKIAILRGGETLSWNIQEIA
- a CDS encoding 3-deoxy-d-manno-octulosonic acid hydrolase subunit 1; translation: MFIHSSYTLSFVWLFLIFFFFKNKPLGLRFSLSFVSVILSNTAFKDSLSLNAFLSSFTAPLSPFSCLLILSYALFSCRLLQKPPLETLQSYSVMLFFNLLLLIDILGFLPFSIYHHFMASLIFSALFCGSLFLSSPLLGVIALVALSSSLLMRSNFQILDSLLDFPLLLFVFFKTLSLVKKRLY
- a CDS encoding energy transducer TonB, translating into MPENSKLQPAKLGKNFDPVDHSNRNFFFSLILSVLLHWLIYFLFEHRGDFFPSKPKLVKVDPKNLLILKRGHSQDPSKNTQGAPKPTLAGPQKPPTPPTPPIPPTPPKPIEKPKPKPKPKPEPKKPNHKHKALKKVEKVEEKKVVEEKKEEKKIVEQKVEQKKVEEKKPVKKEFDPNQLSFLPKEVAPPRQENNKGLDNQTRRDIDELYGEEFGDLGTAEKDFIRNNLRDIGRITQKYLEYPQVAAYLGQDGTNAVEFYLHPNGDISDLKIIIGSEYKMLDDNTLKTIQIAYKDYPRPKTKTLIRIRVRYYLGGN
- a CDS encoding sialidase family protein; translation: MEHSRNRLKHAAFFVGLFIVLFLIIMKHQTPPYAFLHNQTLSTKSPPYFTQFTIPKPDGALSVHASALISLPNDNLLSAYFSGTKEGARDVTISANLFDSKINRWSEAFIILTKEELSYYSHEYIKKLGNPLLFLHGDKILLFVVGVSMGGWATSKIYQLESALEPIHFKFVQKLSLSPFLNLSHLIRNKPLNTTDGGFMLPLYHELATQYPLLLKFDKHNNPRELLRPNALNHQLQPSLTPFKDCAVMAFRNHSFKDSLMLETCKTPTAWQKPMLTNLKNLNDALNLINLNKELYLIHNPSDSSLRRKELLLSKLENSNSFKTLKILDKANEVSYPSYSLNSHFIDIVYTYNRSHIKHIRFNMAYLKSLLK